Proteins from a single region of Thermoanaerobacter uzonensis DSM 18761:
- the hydG gene encoding [FeFe] hydrogenase H-cluster radical SAM maturase HydG, which yields MLKEKADFINDEKVLQDLENAKKATSKDALEIIEKAKKLKGITPEEAAVLLNVEDEDLLNEMFKVARYIKEEIYGNRIVIFAPLYVSNYCVNNCRYCGYRHSNEQERKKLTMEEVRREVEILEEMGHKRLAVEAGEDPVNCPIDYILDVIKTIYDTKLKNGSIRRVNVNIAATTVENYKKLKEIGIGTYILFQETYHRPTYQYMHPQGPKHDYDYHLTAMDRAMEAGIDDVGLGVLYGLYDYKYETVAMLYHANHLEEKFGVGPHTISVPRLRPALNTSIDKFPYIVSDKDFKKLVAVIRMAVPYTGMILSTREKPKFREEVISIGISQISAGSCTGVGGYHEEISKKGGSKPQFEVEDKRSPNEILRTLCEQGYLPSYCTACYRMGRTGDRFMSFAKSGQIHNFCLPNAILTFKEFLIDYGDEKTKEIGEKAIAVNLEKIPSITVREETKRRLTRIENGERDLFF from the coding sequence ATGTTAAAAGAAAAAGCGGATTTTATTAATGATGAAAAGGTATTACAGGATTTGGAAAATGCTAAAAAAGCGACAAGTAAAGATGCATTGGAAATTATAGAGAAGGCTAAAAAGCTAAAAGGCATTACTCCTGAAGAAGCAGCGGTACTTTTAAATGTAGAAGATGAGGATTTGCTCAATGAGATGTTTAAAGTAGCAAGGTATATAAAAGAAGAAATATATGGGAATAGGATTGTAATATTTGCTCCCCTTTATGTAAGTAACTACTGTGTAAACAACTGTAGATATTGTGGTTACAGACATTCTAATGAACAGGAAAGAAAAAAGCTTACAATGGAAGAAGTGAGGAGAGAAGTTGAGATTTTGGAAGAGATGGGACATAAAAGATTAGCAGTTGAAGCTGGGGAGGACCCTGTAAATTGCCCTATAGATTATATTCTCGATGTAATAAAGACAATCTACGATACAAAACTTAAAAACGGAAGTATTAGAAGAGTAAATGTCAATATAGCGGCGACTACTGTGGAAAATTACAAAAAACTTAAAGAAATAGGAATAGGGACATATATTTTATTCCAAGAAACTTACCATAGGCCCACTTATCAATACATGCATCCACAGGGACCAAAACATGATTACGACTATCATTTGACTGCTATGGACAGGGCTATGGAGGCAGGTATTGACGATGTAGGATTAGGAGTTTTGTATGGGCTTTATGATTACAAGTACGAAACTGTTGCTATGCTTTATCATGCGAACCATTTAGAGGAAAAATTTGGAGTTGGGCCACATACTATTTCAGTACCGCGACTTAGACCAGCTCTTAACACTTCCATAGATAAATTTCCATATATTGTATCAGATAAAGACTTTAAAAAATTAGTAGCAGTCATAAGAATGGCAGTGCCCTATACAGGGATGATTTTGTCTACAAGAGAGAAGCCTAAATTTAGAGAAGAAGTAATAAGCATTGGCATTTCTCAGATTAGTGCAGGTTCTTGTACAGGAGTAGGTGGATATCATGAAGAGATATCCAAAAAAGGTGGTTCAAAACCACAATTTGAGGTAGAAGACAAAAGAAGTCCTAATGAAATTTTGAGGACTTTGTGTGAACAAGGGTATCTCCCAAGTTATTGTACTGCCTGCTACAGAATGGGACGTACAGGAGACAGGTTTATGAGTTTTGCAAAATCAGGCCAAATACACAACTTCTGCCTACCAAATGCGATACTAACCTTCAAAGAGTTTTTGATTGATTACGGAGATGAAAAAACTAAGGAAATTGGAGAAAAAGCAATAGCGGTAAATTTAGAGAAAATTCCATCAATAACTGTAAGGGAAGAGACAAAGAGAAGGCTTACAAGAATAGAAAATGGAGAAAGAGATCTTTTCTTTTAA